The Engystomops pustulosus chromosome 9, aEngPut4.maternal, whole genome shotgun sequence genome includes a window with the following:
- the BCKDHA gene encoding 2-oxoisovalerate dehydrogenase subunit alpha, mitochondrial, with translation MAALRTLLRIRAAARWRVTGGRQGTRSSSDFTSLDEKPQFPGASAVFVDSLEFIQPNVISGIPIYRVMDRQGQIINPSEDPNIPKETVLKFYHTMTLLNTMDRILYESQRQGRISFYMTNYGEEGTHVGSAAALKDTDLVFGQYREAGVLMYRGYPLDLFMSQCYGNASDPGKGRQMPVHYGSRDLNFVTISSPLATQIPQAVGAAYAMKRENADRAVICYFGEGAASEGDAHAAFNFSATLECPVLFFCRNNGYAISTPTSEQYRGDGIAARGPGYGIMSIRVDGNDVFAVYNATKEARRRAVAENQPFLIEAMTYRIGHHSTSDDSSAYRSVDEVNYWDKQDHPISRLRHYMMHKGWWDDEQEKIWRKKSRKMVMEAFEQAERKPKPNIEHMFSDVYSEMPPHLRKQEESLRKHLKVYGEHYPLDNYEH, from the exons atggcggcgctgaGGACGTTGTTGAGGATACGGGCTGCGGCTCGATGGAGAGTGACCGGGGGGAGACAG GGGACCCGCTCCAGCAGCGACTTCACATCCCTGGATGAGAAGCCGCAGTTCCCCGGAGCCTCCGCCGTGTTTGTGGACTCGCTAGAGTTCATCCAGCCCAATGTCATCTCCGGGATCCCCATCTACAGGGTGATGGACCGTCAGGGGCAGATTATCAACCCCAGTGAAGACCCAAAC ATCCCTAAGGAGACAGTCCTGAAGTTTTACCACACAATGACGCTACTCAACACCATGGATAGGATCCTGTACGAGTCTCAGAGGCAG GGGAGAATCTCCTTCTATATGACAAACTATGGAGAGGAGGGGACGCACGTGGGCAGCGCCGCCGCCCTGAAAGACACAGATCTTGTATTCGGGCAGTACCGCGAGGCAG GCGTCCTGATGTACAGGGGTTATCCTCTCGATCTGTTCATGTCGCAGTGTTACGGTAACGCCTCAGATCCTGGCAAAGGAAGACAAATGCCGGTCCATTATGGCTCCAGAGATCTGAACTTTGTGACTATTTCTTCTCCGCTGGCAACACAGATCCCACAAG CTGTGGGCGCGGCCTACGCCATGAAACGGGAAAACGCTGACCGCGCCGTCATCTGCTATTTCGGTGAAGGGGCTGCTAGTGAAGGAGATGCACACGCCGCTTTCAACTTTTCCGCCACGCTGGAGTGTCCCGTGCTGTTCTTCTGCAGGAACAACGGATACGCCATATCCACCCCGACCTCCGAGCAGTACCGCGGGGACGGCATTG CGGCTCGAGGTCCGGGTTATGGCATCATGTCGATCCGTGTAGATGGTAACGACGTCTTTGCGGTGTACAACGCCACCAAGGAGGCGAGAAGAAGAGCCGTGGCGGAGAACCAGCCCTTCCTCATAGAAGCCATGACGTACAG GATCGGACACCACAGCACCAGCGACGACAGCTCCGCCTACCGCTCCGTAGACGAGGTCAACTACTGGGACAAGCAGGACCATCCCATCTCGCGGCTCCGCCATTACATGATGCACAAAGGCTGGTGGGATGACGAGCAGGAGAAGATATGGAGGAAGAAGTCGCGCAAAATG GTAATGGAAGCCTTCGAGCAGGCGGAACGCAAGCCCAAGCCCAACATCGAACACATGTTCTCCGACGTCTACTCTGAGATGCCGCCACATCTGAGGAAGCAGGAGGAGTCTCTGAGGAAACATCTAAAGGTTTACGGGGAGCACTACCCCCTGGACAACTACGAACACTAA
- the LOC140076805 gene encoding N-acetyllactosaminide beta-1,3-N-acetylglucosaminyltransferase 2-like isoform X4, whose translation MFWVLLQRRLVGKPVPRFAMVRCRKFSISVIALLALLTIKIFIDLNYPPLLSSDPTSVSPEPEKNPLPMLESLQDDEASAMTALQSLAQNLRKLVPPSGAFWNIEQLQLLDLKKPWAWTCSKSTTQIKRVESYPELLLSFVSQDHCRNHRMIINQPDKCPGNRTFLLLAIKSSPQNFAQRQAVRDTWGAEKNYEGKYVRLVFLLGTVPTLDLSPLLGYENSRSHDLLQWDFADTFLNLTLKDQLFLGWAKTYCARATYILKGDDDVFVRTPNIVRVLSSLGSHRHRTLYMGHVVKLAKPYRDPHNDVYTGMCFMALGVKPVGHPGFKTFSMPREKSSSCSEKSLLLVHQKSPREILKMWGEDFETTNQQC comes from the exons ATGTTCTGGGTCTTACTACAGAGACGACTTGTAGGAAAG CCCGTTCCGCGTTTCGCCATGGTGAGATGCCGGAAGTTCAGCATCTCGGTGATCGCCCTTCTCGCTCTCCTTACCATCAAAATTTTCATTGACTTGAAttaccctcctctcctctcctctgatccAACGTCTGTTTCTCCAGAACCTGAAAAGAACCCACTGCCCATGTTGGAGTCTTTACAAGACGATGAGGCGTCCGCCATGACCGCCCTTCAGTCTTTGGCACAGAACTTGAGAAAACTGGTGCCCCCGTCCGGGGCCTTTTGGAACATTGAGCAACTTCAGTTACTGGACTTAAAGAAACCTTGGGCATGGACCTGCAGCAAGTCCACGACCCAGATAAAACGGGTCGAGTCCTATCCAGAACTCTTATTGTCCTTTGTAAGTCAGGATCATTGCCGGAACCATAGGATGATCATCAACCAGCCAGACAAGTGTCCAGGCAATAGGACCTTTCTTCTCCTGGCCATCAAGTCTTCTCCTCAGAACTTTGCCCAGAGACAGGCCGTGAGGGACACGTGGGGGGCGGAGAAGAACTACGAGGGGAAGTACGTGCGATTAGTCTTCCTCCTGGGCACGGTGCCCACACTAGATCTATCACCTCTCCTAGGCTACGAGAACAGCCGCTCGCACGACCTCCTCCAGTGGGACTTTGCAGACACCTTTTTGAACTTGACGTTGAAGGACCAGCTCTTCTTGGGTTGGGCCAAGACTTATTGTGCCAGAGCCACCTACATCCTCAAAGGGGACGACGACGTCTTTGTCCGGACGCCCAACATAGTGCGGGTTCTGTCCTCACTGGGCAGCCATAGGCATCGCACGCTTTATATGGGACACGTCGTAAAGTTGGCCAAACCCTACAGAGACCCTCACA ATGACGTCTACACGGGAATGTGCTTTATGGCTCTGGGGGTGAAACCAGTCGGACACCCGGGATTTAAGACGTTCAGTATGCCGAGGGAGAAGTCCTCAAGCTGCTCGGAGAAGAGTCTACTATTAGTGCATCAAAAAAGCCCACGAGAAATATTAAAGATGTGGGGGGAGGATTTTGAGACCACGAATCAACAGTGCTAA
- the LOC140076805 gene encoding N-acetyllactosaminide beta-1,3-N-acetylglucosaminyltransferase 2-like isoform X1, which produces MFWVLLQRRLVGKPVPRFAMVRCRKFSISVIALLALLTIKIFIDLNYPPLLSSDPTSVSPEPEKNPLPMLESLQDDEASAMTALQSLAQNLRKLVPPSGAFWNIEQLQLLDLKKPWAWTCSKSTTQIKRVESYPELLLSFVSQDHCRNHRMIINQPDKCPGNRTFLLLAIKSSPQNFAQRQAVRDTWGAEKNYEGKYVRLVFLLGTVPTLDLSPLLGYENSRSHDLLQWDFADTFLNLTLKDQLFLGWAKTYCARATYILKGDDDVFVRTPNIVRVLSSLGSHRHRTLYMGHVVKLAKPYRDPHSKYYIPTSFYLGMYPPYAGGGGYLFSGSLTPWLYLVSHFVFPYPIDDVYTGMCFMALGVKPVGHPGFKTFSMPREKSSSCSEKSLLLVHQKSPREILKMWGEDFETTNQQC; this is translated from the exons ATGTTCTGGGTCTTACTACAGAGACGACTTGTAGGAAAG CCCGTTCCGCGTTTCGCCATGGTGAGATGCCGGAAGTTCAGCATCTCGGTGATCGCCCTTCTCGCTCTCCTTACCATCAAAATTTTCATTGACTTGAAttaccctcctctcctctcctctgatccAACGTCTGTTTCTCCAGAACCTGAAAAGAACCCACTGCCCATGTTGGAGTCTTTACAAGACGATGAGGCGTCCGCCATGACCGCCCTTCAGTCTTTGGCACAGAACTTGAGAAAACTGGTGCCCCCGTCCGGGGCCTTTTGGAACATTGAGCAACTTCAGTTACTGGACTTAAAGAAACCTTGGGCATGGACCTGCAGCAAGTCCACGACCCAGATAAAACGGGTCGAGTCCTATCCAGAACTCTTATTGTCCTTTGTAAGTCAGGATCATTGCCGGAACCATAGGATGATCATCAACCAGCCAGACAAGTGTCCAGGCAATAGGACCTTTCTTCTCCTGGCCATCAAGTCTTCTCCTCAGAACTTTGCCCAGAGACAGGCCGTGAGGGACACGTGGGGGGCGGAGAAGAACTACGAGGGGAAGTACGTGCGATTAGTCTTCCTCCTGGGCACGGTGCCCACACTAGATCTATCACCTCTCCTAGGCTACGAGAACAGCCGCTCGCACGACCTCCTCCAGTGGGACTTTGCAGACACCTTTTTGAACTTGACGTTGAAGGACCAGCTCTTCTTGGGTTGGGCCAAGACTTATTGTGCCAGAGCCACCTACATCCTCAAAGGGGACGACGACGTCTTTGTCCGGACGCCCAACATAGTGCGGGTTCTGTCCTCACTGGGCAGCCATAGGCATCGCACGCTTTATATGGGACACGTCGTAAAGTTGGCCAAACCCTACAGAGACCCTCACAGTAAATACTATATCCCCACATCGTTCTACCTGGGGATGTATCCGCCCTATGCCGGGGGAGGTGGGTACCTGTTTTCTGGCTCTCTCACCCCGTGGCTCTACTTGGTGTCTCATTTTGTGTTTCCGTATCCGATAGATGACGTCTACACGGGAATGTGCTTTATGGCTCTGGGGGTGAAACCAGTCGGACACCCGGGATTTAAGACGTTCAGTATGCCGAGGGAGAAGTCCTCAAGCTGCTCGGAGAAGAGTCTACTATTAGTGCATCAAAAAAGCCCACGAGAAATATTAAAGATGTGGGGGGAGGATTTTGAGACCACGAATCAACAGTGCTAA
- the LOC140076805 gene encoding N-acetyllactosaminide beta-1,3-N-acetylglucosaminyltransferase 2-like isoform X3, with product MVRCRKFSISVIALLALLTIKIFIDLNYPPLLSSDPTSVSPEPEKNPLPMLESLQDDEASAMTALQSLAQNLRKLVPPSGAFWNIEQLQLLDLKKPWAWTCSKSTTQIKRVESYPELLLSFVSQDHCRNHRMIINQPDKCPGNRTFLLLAIKSSPQNFAQRQAVRDTWGAEKNYEGKYVRLVFLLGTVPTLDLSPLLGYENSRSHDLLQWDFADTFLNLTLKDQLFLGWAKTYCARATYILKGDDDVFVRTPNIVRVLSSLGSHRHRTLYMGHVVKLAKPYRDPHSKYYIPTSFYLGMYPPYAGGGGYLFSGSLTPWLYLVSHFVFPYPIDDVYTGMCFMALGVKPVGHPGFKTFSMPREKSSSCSEKSLLLVHQKSPREILKMWGEDFETTNQQC from the coding sequence ATGGTGAGATGCCGGAAGTTCAGCATCTCGGTGATCGCCCTTCTCGCTCTCCTTACCATCAAAATTTTCATTGACTTGAAttaccctcctctcctctcctctgatccAACGTCTGTTTCTCCAGAACCTGAAAAGAACCCACTGCCCATGTTGGAGTCTTTACAAGACGATGAGGCGTCCGCCATGACCGCCCTTCAGTCTTTGGCACAGAACTTGAGAAAACTGGTGCCCCCGTCCGGGGCCTTTTGGAACATTGAGCAACTTCAGTTACTGGACTTAAAGAAACCTTGGGCATGGACCTGCAGCAAGTCCACGACCCAGATAAAACGGGTCGAGTCCTATCCAGAACTCTTATTGTCCTTTGTAAGTCAGGATCATTGCCGGAACCATAGGATGATCATCAACCAGCCAGACAAGTGTCCAGGCAATAGGACCTTTCTTCTCCTGGCCATCAAGTCTTCTCCTCAGAACTTTGCCCAGAGACAGGCCGTGAGGGACACGTGGGGGGCGGAGAAGAACTACGAGGGGAAGTACGTGCGATTAGTCTTCCTCCTGGGCACGGTGCCCACACTAGATCTATCACCTCTCCTAGGCTACGAGAACAGCCGCTCGCACGACCTCCTCCAGTGGGACTTTGCAGACACCTTTTTGAACTTGACGTTGAAGGACCAGCTCTTCTTGGGTTGGGCCAAGACTTATTGTGCCAGAGCCACCTACATCCTCAAAGGGGACGACGACGTCTTTGTCCGGACGCCCAACATAGTGCGGGTTCTGTCCTCACTGGGCAGCCATAGGCATCGCACGCTTTATATGGGACACGTCGTAAAGTTGGCCAAACCCTACAGAGACCCTCACAGTAAATACTATATCCCCACATCGTTCTACCTGGGGATGTATCCGCCCTATGCCGGGGGAGGTGGGTACCTGTTTTCTGGCTCTCTCACCCCGTGGCTCTACTTGGTGTCTCATTTTGTGTTTCCGTATCCGATAGATGACGTCTACACGGGAATGTGCTTTATGGCTCTGGGGGTGAAACCAGTCGGACACCCGGGATTTAAGACGTTCAGTATGCCGAGGGAGAAGTCCTCAAGCTGCTCGGAGAAGAGTCTACTATTAGTGCATCAAAAAAGCCCACGAGAAATATTAAAGATGTGGGGGGAGGATTTTGAGACCACGAATCAACAGTGCTAA
- the LOC140076805 gene encoding N-acetyllactosaminide beta-1,3-N-acetylglucosaminyltransferase 2-like isoform X2 yields MLELSVPHLCKPVPRFAMVRCRKFSISVIALLALLTIKIFIDLNYPPLLSSDPTSVSPEPEKNPLPMLESLQDDEASAMTALQSLAQNLRKLVPPSGAFWNIEQLQLLDLKKPWAWTCSKSTTQIKRVESYPELLLSFVSQDHCRNHRMIINQPDKCPGNRTFLLLAIKSSPQNFAQRQAVRDTWGAEKNYEGKYVRLVFLLGTVPTLDLSPLLGYENSRSHDLLQWDFADTFLNLTLKDQLFLGWAKTYCARATYILKGDDDVFVRTPNIVRVLSSLGSHRHRTLYMGHVVKLAKPYRDPHSKYYIPTSFYLGMYPPYAGGGGYLFSGSLTPWLYLVSHFVFPYPIDDVYTGMCFMALGVKPVGHPGFKTFSMPREKSSSCSEKSLLLVHQKSPREILKMWGEDFETTNQQC; encoded by the exons ATGCTGGAACTATCTGTGCCACATCTGTGTAAG CCCGTTCCGCGTTTCGCCATGGTGAGATGCCGGAAGTTCAGCATCTCGGTGATCGCCCTTCTCGCTCTCCTTACCATCAAAATTTTCATTGACTTGAAttaccctcctctcctctcctctgatccAACGTCTGTTTCTCCAGAACCTGAAAAGAACCCACTGCCCATGTTGGAGTCTTTACAAGACGATGAGGCGTCCGCCATGACCGCCCTTCAGTCTTTGGCACAGAACTTGAGAAAACTGGTGCCCCCGTCCGGGGCCTTTTGGAACATTGAGCAACTTCAGTTACTGGACTTAAAGAAACCTTGGGCATGGACCTGCAGCAAGTCCACGACCCAGATAAAACGGGTCGAGTCCTATCCAGAACTCTTATTGTCCTTTGTAAGTCAGGATCATTGCCGGAACCATAGGATGATCATCAACCAGCCAGACAAGTGTCCAGGCAATAGGACCTTTCTTCTCCTGGCCATCAAGTCTTCTCCTCAGAACTTTGCCCAGAGACAGGCCGTGAGGGACACGTGGGGGGCGGAGAAGAACTACGAGGGGAAGTACGTGCGATTAGTCTTCCTCCTGGGCACGGTGCCCACACTAGATCTATCACCTCTCCTAGGCTACGAGAACAGCCGCTCGCACGACCTCCTCCAGTGGGACTTTGCAGACACCTTTTTGAACTTGACGTTGAAGGACCAGCTCTTCTTGGGTTGGGCCAAGACTTATTGTGCCAGAGCCACCTACATCCTCAAAGGGGACGACGACGTCTTTGTCCGGACGCCCAACATAGTGCGGGTTCTGTCCTCACTGGGCAGCCATAGGCATCGCACGCTTTATATGGGACACGTCGTAAAGTTGGCCAAACCCTACAGAGACCCTCACAGTAAATACTATATCCCCACATCGTTCTACCTGGGGATGTATCCGCCCTATGCCGGGGGAGGTGGGTACCTGTTTTCTGGCTCTCTCACCCCGTGGCTCTACTTGGTGTCTCATTTTGTGTTTCCGTATCCGATAGATGACGTCTACACGGGAATGTGCTTTATGGCTCTGGGGGTGAAACCAGTCGGACACCCGGGATTTAAGACGTTCAGTATGCCGAGGGAGAAGTCCTCAAGCTGCTCGGAGAAGAGTCTACTATTAGTGCATCAAAAAAGCCCACGAGAAATATTAAAGATGTGGGGGGAGGATTTTGAGACCACGAATCAACAGTGCTAA
- the LOC140076805 gene encoding distal membrane-arm assembly complex protein 2-like isoform X5 produces the protein MAAPGLSSRVLPAIRRYTTSSASSDTKEKVLQYLKNNVPAVQTMMKWSSNFKLFTLKVKNKHYFQTESMYGKNAAAAYYTLEQRGGVRFKGQSEWFRPNEKGRYTWDFMQHKDVPIESLDLSGTMVTYMGLTNIDGLQELRELNLSRCHYIDDWALGRLHVFKDSLEVLSLAGCPQVTERGLATLHHLQNLKYLDLSDLPSVNNKGLVLILLEEVLPACKIVGIAYTDGLQAEDAPAAESMK, from the exons atggcggcgcccgggcTG AGCTCCAGAGTGCTGCCCGCCATCAGACGTTACACGACCTCCTCCGCATCCTCTGACACCAAGGAGAAGGTCCTGCAGTATCTGAAGAATAACGTACCCGCAGTTCAGACGATGATGAAGTGGAGCTCCAACTTCAAGCTCTTTACACTTAAGGTTAAGAACAA acatTATTTTCAGACGGAATCCATGTACGGAAAAAATGCTGCTGCTGCCTACTACACACTGGAGCAGAGGGGAGGCGTGAG GTTCAAAGGTCAATCTGAGTGGTTCCGACCAAACGAGAAGGGACGCTACACCTGGGACTTTATGCAGCACAAGGATGTTCCTATAGAAAGCCTGGACCTGAGCGGCACCATGGTGACCTACATGGGGCTGACAAACATAG ATGGACTGCAGGAGCTGCGGGAGCTGAACCTGAGccgctgccattacatagatgaTTGGGCTTTAGGGCGGCTGCACGTATTTAAGGATTCCTTAGAAGTCTTATCACTGGCTGGATGTCCTCAAGTGACGGAGAGAGGACTGGCCACCCTGCACCATCTACA GAACCTGAAGTATTTGGATCTATCGGACCTGCCGTCTGTCAACAATAAGGGACTGGTGCTGATCCTCCTGGAAGAGGTGCTGCCCGCCTGTAAGATTGTGGGCATCGCTTATACAGATGGGCTACAAGCAGAGGATGCGCCCGCTGCTGAGAGCATGAAATGA